A genomic segment from Tessaracoccus defluvii encodes:
- a CDS encoding fumarate hydratase — translation MAEFRYEDMLPIGKDETPYRLLTTEGVEVVEGPGGRTFLQVAPEALTLLAETAMHDIAHYLRPAHLQQLRNIMDDEEASPNDKFVALDLLKNANIAAGGILPMCQDTGTAIIMGKRGQQVLTDGTDERPLSQGVFNAYTQLNLRYSQNAPITMWEEKNTGSNLPAQIELYADTAEGHENAYKFLFMAKGGGSANKSYLFQETKAVLNPDSMLKFLEEKIRALGTAACPPYHLAIVVGGTSAEFALKTAKYASAKYLDALPTEGSLSAHGFRDVELEEQVLELTRKLGIGAQFGGKYFCHDVRVIRLPRHGASLPIAMAVSCSADRQCLGKITPEGVFIEQLETEPARFMPETVDADLDAETDGVTGTGKGAVVRIDLNRPMDEILAELSRHPVKTRVSLTGPLIVARDIAHAKIKERLDAGEEMPQYLKDHPVYYAGPAKTPEGMASGSFGPTTAGRMDSYVDQFQAAGGSKVMLAKGNRSQAVTDACDAHGGFYLGSIGGPAARLAQDCIKKVEIVEYEELGMEAVWKIDVEDFPAFIVVDDKGNDFFAEVSKPLVLTIPKREGL, via the coding sequence ATGGCGGAGTTTCGCTACGAAGACATGCTGCCGATCGGTAAGGACGAGACGCCCTACCGACTGCTGACCACCGAGGGAGTCGAGGTCGTCGAGGGCCCCGGCGGCCGCACATTCCTGCAGGTCGCGCCCGAGGCGCTGACGCTGCTGGCCGAGACGGCGATGCACGACATCGCGCACTACCTGCGGCCCGCGCACCTGCAGCAGCTCCGCAACATCATGGACGACGAGGAGGCCTCGCCGAACGACAAGTTCGTCGCGCTCGACCTCCTGAAGAACGCCAACATCGCTGCCGGCGGCATCCTGCCCATGTGTCAGGACACCGGCACCGCGATCATCATGGGCAAGCGCGGCCAGCAGGTCCTCACCGACGGCACCGACGAGCGCCCGCTCAGCCAGGGCGTCTTCAACGCCTACACCCAGCTCAACCTGCGCTACTCGCAGAACGCCCCCATCACCATGTGGGAGGAGAAGAACACCGGCTCCAACCTGCCGGCGCAGATCGAGCTGTACGCCGACACGGCCGAGGGGCACGAGAACGCCTACAAGTTCCTGTTCATGGCCAAGGGCGGCGGTTCCGCCAACAAGTCGTACCTGTTCCAGGAGACGAAGGCCGTCCTCAACCCGGACTCGATGCTGAAGTTCCTCGAGGAGAAGATCCGCGCCCTCGGCACCGCAGCCTGCCCGCCGTACCACCTGGCGATCGTCGTCGGCGGCACGTCGGCCGAGTTCGCCCTCAAGACGGCGAAGTACGCCTCCGCGAAGTACCTCGACGCGCTGCCGACAGAGGGGTCGCTATCGGCGCACGGCTTCCGGGACGTCGAACTGGAGGAGCAGGTCCTGGAGTTGACCCGCAAGCTCGGGATCGGCGCCCAGTTCGGCGGCAAGTACTTCTGCCACGACGTCCGCGTCATCCGTCTGCCGCGCCACGGCGCGTCGCTGCCGATCGCGATGGCCGTCAGCTGCTCCGCCGACCGCCAGTGCCTCGGCAAGATCACCCCGGAGGGCGTGTTCATCGAGCAGCTCGAGACGGAGCCCGCCCGCTTCATGCCCGAGACCGTCGACGCCGACCTGGACGCTGAGACCGACGGCGTCACCGGAACCGGGAAGGGCGCGGTCGTCCGCATCGACCTGAACCGGCCGATGGACGAGATCCTCGCGGAGCTGAGCCGTCACCCCGTCAAGACCCGCGTCTCGCTGACCGGCCCCCTGATCGTCGCCCGCGACATCGCGCACGCCAAGATCAAGGAGCGCCTCGACGCCGGCGAGGAGATGCCGCAGTACCTCAAGGACCACCCCGTCTACTACGCCGGCCCGGCCAAGACCCCCGAGGGCATGGCCTCCGGGTCCTTCGGCCCGACGACCGCTGGCCGCATGGACTCCTACGTCGACCAGTTCCAGGCCGCCGGTGGCTCGAAGGTGATGCTGGCCAAGGGCAACCGTTCGCAGGCCGTCACCGACGCCTGCGACGCGCACGGCGGCTTCTACCTGGGCTCGATCGGCGGCCCCGCCGCCCGCCTGGCGCAGGACTGCATCAAGAAGGTCGAGATCGTCGAGTACGAGGAGCTCGGCATGGAGGCCGTCTGGAAGATCGACGTGGAGGACTTCCCCGCGTTCATCGTGGTCGACGACAAGGGCAACGACTTCTTCGCCGAGGTCAGCAAGCCGCTCGTCCTGACCATCCCGAAGCGCGAGGGTCTCTGA